A single region of the Sphaeramia orbicularis chromosome 6, fSphaOr1.1, whole genome shotgun sequence genome encodes:
- the LOC115420644 gene encoding pollen-specific leucine-rich repeat extensin-like protein 1, with product MKKDIDTLIAEERAEIISKYDKGRQEGVSIDPWEDADYSIYKVTDRFGFLHEEELPTPSALEEKQKQQEIERVEKWLKMVKNWDKYRNSEKLLKRVYKGVPLQLRGQAWALLLDIEKVKQDNQGKYEKMKQQARNFSTEIKQIDLDVNRTFRNHIMFMDRFGVKQQALFHVLAAYSVYNTEVSYCQGMSQIAAILLMYLNEEDAFWALSQLLTNSKHAMHGFFIPGFPKLQRFQAHHELILSKMLPKLKKHLDKEQMTTGIYTTKWFLQCFIDRTPFTLTLRLWDIYILEGEKMLTAMAYTTLKLHKKRLQKFQLEDLREFLQEQLAASFFLPDDAVVEQLQAAMSELRAKKLDQPPPAKSEELPKKPLGQERPVLLLPLQPDSPLEVKLSLQPSAEAEQTDSITLHETSSPAETKDTRSPSGANTPSLPSPDPVVVHTKETPSPRSLCRPPPLPPKPEKPHTEVGPVVKVLAPEVDLAENEGVQQGIDAEIQEEPVDWPPPYEPPTLDALTMQAEEEIMDLPDLPPPPFFYPNQTDPPHCAPTQTETQQRSPSPCSASPLQTKPYPKTCPQPPTSLGITQKKFPSSRPSPPHVFPAASSSSHRVPPLKPTKFPVSLYVPVPAGNRRPSNTSQYDNLSEVDEDDRYLERLLGSTPEEIPSMCSNPPPPAVDRLYDPTSYPVPPPPVFIPPSPSPSPPSLHVLPSLPQEPEYEGEDRWAEDSIIAPPPPSFADRLTPFQCSSNSYSETHRATSPSYSKPFSRGPRDHSAFPAPLLYTGSPPGQSRPTGPSVVGVPLVRSSPDFCRMPPGGQQLPKSVTF from the exons ATGAAGAAGGACATAGACACATTGATAGCAGAGGAACGTGCTGAGATCATTTCAAAATATGACAAG GGTAGACAGGAGGGTGTCAGCATTGACCCATGGGAGGACGCAGACTACAGCATCTATAAGGTCACCGACCGTTTTGGCTTCTTACA TGAAGAAGAGCTGCCAACACCCAGTGCGCTTGAAGAGAAG CAAAAGCAGCAAGAGATAGAGAGGGTGGAGAAATGGTTGAAAATGGTGAAAAACTGGGACAAGTATAGGAACAGTGAAAAG TTGCTGAAGCGTGTGTATAAAGGTGTCCCACTCCAGCTGAGGGGCCAGGCCTGGGCTTTGCTTTTGGACATAGAGAAAGTGAAACAAGACAACCAGGGAAAATATGAG AAAATGAAGCAGCAAGCACGTAATTTCTCTACAGAGATCAAACAGATTGACTTAGATGTCAACAGAACCTTCAGGAACCACATCATGTTCATGGACCGCTTTGGAGTCAA GCAACAGGCACTGTTTCACGTGCTGGCAGCCTACTCCGTCTACAACACA GAGGTGAGCTACTGCCAGGGGATGAGTCAGATCGCTGCTATCTTGCTCATGTACCTGAATGAGGAAGATGCCTTCTGGGCTCTGTCTCAGCTCCTCACCAACAGCAAACACGCCATGCACG GGTTCTTCATTCCTGGATTTCCCAAGCTTCAGCGTTTCCAAGCCCACCATGAGCTTATCCTTTCCAAAATGTTGCCTAAGTTAAAAAAGCACCTG GATAAAGAACAGATGACAACAGGGATTTATACCACCAAATGGTTTCTCCAGTGCTTCATTGACAGA ACTCCTTTCACCCTCACCCTGCGTTTATGGGACATCTACATATTGGAGGGAGAGAAGATGCTAACTGCCATGGCTTATACAACCCTCAAGTTACACAAGA AGCGTCTGCAGAAGTTTCAGCTGGAGGACCTGAGGGAGTTTCTTCAAGAGCAGCTGGCTGCTTCTTTCTTCCTGCCTGATGATGCTGTGGTTGAACAGTTACAGGCCGCCATGTCTGAGCTGCGTGCTAAAAAGCTGGACCAGCCTCCCCCAG CCAAGTCAGAGGAGCTGCCAAAGAAACCACTGGGTCAAGAGAGACCAGTTCTCTTACTGCCTCTACAGCCTGACTCTCCACTTGAGGTTAAACTAAGTCTGCAGCCTAGTGCAGAAGCCGAGCAAACAGACAGCATCACCTTACATGAGACATCCTCTCCTGCCGAGACCAAGGACACCAGAAGCCCCTCTGGGGCAAATACACCGTCTTTACCTTCACCGGACCCAGTTGTTGTGCACACAAAGGAAACACCTTCTCCCAGAAGTCTTTGTAGACCACCTCCTTTACCTCCAAAACCAGAAAAACCACATACTGAAGTAGGACCTGTTGTGAAGGTGTTGGCCCCAGAGGTTGACCTGGCAGAGAATGAAGGAGTACAGCAGGGTATAGATGCAGAGATTCAGGAGGAGCCTGTGGATTGGCCTCCACCCTATGAGCCTCCTACTTTAGATGCTCTGACCATGCAGGCTGAGGAGGAGATAATGGACCTTCCAGATCTTCCACCTCCACCTTTCTTTTATCCCAACCAGACTGATCCTCCACACTGTGCACCAACCCAAACAGAGACCCAACAGCGCTCTCCTTCCCCGTGCTCTGCCTCACCACTGCAAACAAAGCCATACCCCAAAACTTGCCCACAACCACCCACATCACTTGGCATCACACAGAAGAAATTTCCTTCATCAAGGCCTTCCCCTCCTCATGTTTTCCCAgcagcctcctcttcctctcacaGAGTTCCTCCACTGAAACCGACCAAGTTCCCAGTTTCTCTCTACGTTCCTGTGCCAGCGGGAAACCGTCGACCTTCAAATACCTCGCAGTACGACAACCTCTCAGAGGTCGATGAAGATGACCGCTATCTGGAGAGGCTGCTGGGGTCCACGCCTGAGGAAATCCCCAGCATGTGCAGCAATCCCCCACCACCTGCCGTTGACAGACTCTACGACCCTACTAGCTACCCTGTGCCTCCACCTCCTGTGTTCATCCCTCCCTCCCCTTCACCCAGTCCTCCGTCACTGCACGTTCTCCCCAGTTTGCCCCAGGAGCCCGAATATGAAGGAGAGGATCGTTGGGCAGAGGACTCCATCATTGCCCCTCCTCCACCTAGTTTTGCTGACAGACTCACCCCGTTTCAGTGTAGCAGCAACAGCTATTCAGAGACACACAGAGCCACTTCACCCAGTTACTCTAAGCCTTTCTCTAGGGGCCCCAGGGACCATTCTGCCTTCCCAGCACCACTTTTGTACACTGGGTCTCCCCCAGGCCAATCCAGGCCCACAGGGCCATCAGTGGTAGGGGTGCcactggtccggtccagtccagacTTTTGCAGGATGCCTCCAGGTGGACAACAGCTGCCCAAATCAGTGACCTTTTGA
- the uevld gene encoding ubiquitin-conjugating enzyme E2 variant 3, which produces MDLNSEKIQRILSKYKFHDVAIEELQKIHRIFPGMTPVPGTYTFSDSTQKDLLKLIGNIPVQYEGHTYNFPVQLWLMDSFPFTPPICLLRPTSNMVIREGKHVDTKGRIHLPALHNWDYPKSSVVGLLKEMIAKFEEDPPLSTKSTDDNKDPHKLLSFVSNFQINDGGIRQYNQPINKVSVIGGGDLGMASVMSIISKCDVDKLVFIDVAQSSTKGGSTDLEIFSLPKVEVSRDLSSSAGSRVVVVTANAWSSEQSYIRVVQTNVDMYRGIIPNLARLSPNAVMVIASQPADIMTHIAWRQSGLPPTQVIGAGCNLDSERLSHVLDINLNTHKQAWVIGELSDNKVPVMSNTGLNSSTHTEIAPGSTSTKPLLDRAFEMIKNRGQRSWSVGLSVADITNSILTNKMKIHSVSTLAQGWGGISAEVFLSLPCFLGSNGSTRLAGVPLGPEEDSKLRESVTSLCDLMTQLMI; this is translated from the exons ATGGACCTGAACTCGGAGAAGATACAGCGGATCCTTTCTAAG TACAAATTCCACGATGTTGCAATTGAAGAGCTTCAGAAAATCCATCGCATCTTCCCAGGGATGACACCAGTCCCGGGCACATACA CATTCAGTGACAGCACCCAAAAAGATCTTCTGAAATTAATCGGTAACATTCCTGTCCAGTATGAAG GTCACACCTACAACTTTCCAGTTCAGTTGTGGCTCATGGACTCATTCCCCTTCACTCCTCCCATATGTCTCCTAAGACCTACTTCCAACATGGTCATTAGAGAGGGCAAGCATGTGGACACCAAAGGACGGATTCACCTGCCTGCCCTACACAACTGggattat CCAAAGTCATCCGTGGTGGGCCTTCTAAAAGAGATGATTGCCAAATTCGAGGAGGACCCTCCACTGTCTACAAAGTCCACAGACGACAACAAAGACCCTCATAAGCTTCTGTCATTTGTGTCTAATTTCCAAATTAATGATG GTGGGATCAGACAGTACAATCAACCAATCAATAAAGTCTCAGTCATTGGGGGTGGAGATTTGGGAATGGCATCAGTGATGAGCATCATTtcaaag TGTGATGTGGATAAACTTGTTTTCATCGACGTTGCTCAGAGTTCCACCAAAGGAGGCAGCACAGATCTGGAAATTTTCAGTCTGCCAAAGGTTGAAGTATCCAGAG ATTTGTCATCCTCTGCAGGATCCAGAGTTGTCGTGGTGACTGCGAATGCCTGGAGCAGCGAGCAGTCGTACATACGGGTGGTCCAGACTAATGTTGATATGTACAGGGGTATCATTCCAAATCTGGCCCGTCTCAGCCCGAACGCAGTAATGGTCATTGCTTCACAGCCAG CGGACATCATGACTCACATCGCCTGGAGGCAGAGTGGTCTGCCTCCGACTCAGGTGATCGGAGCAGGGTGTAACCTGGACTCAGAGAGACTCAGTCATGTTTTAGATATTAACCTGAATACTCACAAACAAGCCTGGGTTATAGGAGAACTGTCAGACAACAAAG TTCCTGTGATGAGTAACACTGGGCTGAACAGCAGCACACACACTGAGATTGCCCCAGGATCCACCTCTACCAAACCTTTGTTGGACAG AGCCTTTGAAATGATTAAGAATCGAGGACAGCGTTCGTGGTCAGTGGGTTTGTCCGTTGCTGACATCACAAACAGTATCCTGACCAATAAGATGAAGATCCACTCCGTCTCCACATTAGCCCAG GGTTGGGGTGGCATCAGTGCAGAGGTCTTCCTCAGTCTGCCGTGCTTTCTGGGATCGAATGGTTCCACACGCCTTGCAGGAGTGCCTCTGGGACCAGAAGAGGACTCCAAACTCAGGGAAAGCGTCACCTCCCTTTGTGACCTCATGACTCAACTTATGATATGA
- the spty2d1 gene encoding protein SPT2 homolog isoform X1 has product MDFDYILSVASQNQDGNNVQKRYSLQAGPPKKDPRSKGVNPAAVQALLKKQQNESRQKEIKKKKEKEELLAKRVELKSDRKARAMASRTKDNFRGYNGIPVVEGPKKRKTKLEMQEERSMNQARVGFRVPDPEDDEDNYEYEQTDSETEQEPEPQRPDRNTSSSSKLLKKSTGPPKPPPTHLNFAELLKLAEKKQFEPVELKPKVVKKEERLRTAEEIRELELERKAKRLDKDRDPKVERQRDSKPQSSTSSRKGTLEKEQRNSKFQKNVSEKSSLASDMGKRPNPSFKNDKGHSSSKPSVSDRERPKMSHGDRDRPKTSMSSSSSAINNKFSSKATSSQVSGKQMGPKPSSSHKSNTSSDLTMRKESSSLHGRPASSSSTRPSGTPGQKSQQSRPIQGALQKQGTTLGPQRTGKGELQRQSNSAVRPSLGGAGKPNQPQARPTGSFQAKPGGASQPRPGGSGLKGHIGGTGARPPGIGPGRPGTGGQAPGRVTGSVGSGPGRPKCTVVSETISSKNVGGSRPGVPPRPGMPQRPGMPPRPGMPQRPGMPPRPGMPQRPGMPPRPGMPQRPMNRPPGPMLPPITSAYKRKYEEEEEYDSEMDDFIDDGGDDQEEISRHIKEIFGYDRNKYKEESDYALKFMESSWRDLQKEEARSLRLAVQEDLEEERREEEELKQQNAKRKKRN; this is encoded by the exons ATGGATTTCGATTATATATTGTCCGTTGCTTCTCAAAACCAGGACGGCAATAATGTCCAG AAGCGATACAGTTTACAAGCTGGACCACCAAAAAAAGACCCCAGGTCAAAGGGTGTGAATCCTGCTGCTGTTCAGGCGCTcctgaaaaagcaacaaaatgagagCAGACAGAAAG AAattaaaaagaagaaagagaaagaagaacTTCTAGCCAAGAGGGTTGAGTTAAAGTCGGATCGAAAGGCACGTGCCATGGCTTCCAGGACCAAGGACAATTTCAGAGGCTACAATGGCATCCCAGTGGTAGAGGGTCctaaaaagaggaaaacaaagcTAGAAATGCAGGAGGAAAGATCAATGAATCAAGCAAGAGTTGGCTTTCGTGTACCTGACCCAGAAGATGATGAGGACAATTATGAGTATGAACAGACAGACTCTGAGACAGAGCAGGAGCCAGAGCCACAGAGACCAGACAgaaacactagtagtagtagtaagctCTTGAAAAAGTCTACTGGACCACCCAAGCCCCCTCCAACTCACTTAAACTTTGCAGAGTTACTTAAACTGGCAGAAAAGAAGCAGTTTGAGCCAGTCGAGTTAAAGCCTAAGGTAGTAAAAAAGGAGGAAAGGCTCCGCACTGCTGAAGAGATAAGGGAATTGGAATTGGAGCGTAAGGCAAAAAGACTAGATAAGGACAGAGACCCAAAGGTAGAGAGACAAAGGGACAGCAAGCCTCAATCTAGCACTAGTTCCAGAAAAGGCACTTTAGAGAAGGAGCAGAGAAATAGCAAATTTCAGAAGAATGTGTCAGAAAAGTCCAGCTTGGCCAGTGATATGGGGAAGAGGCCAAATCCATCATTTAAAAATGATAAAGGACACTCATCTTCTAAACCCTCTGTCAGTGACAGAGAGAGACCCAAAATGTCTCATGGTGACAGGGACAGACCCAAGACAAGCATGTCTAGTTCTTCTAGTGCCATAAACAATAAATTTTCTTCAAAAGCCACATCTTCTCAAGTTTCAGGTAAACAGATGGGGCCCAAGCCTTCATCTAGCCACAAATCAAACACCTCAAGTGACCTTACCATGAGAAAAGAAAGTTCATCACTTCATGGAAGACCTGCCAGCAGTTCTAGTACCAGGCCATCTGGTACACCAGGCCAAAAATCACAACAGAGCAGGCCCATCCAGGGTGCCTTGCAGAAGCAGGGGACAACATTAGGACCTCAGAGGACTGGGAAGGGAGAACTACAGAGGCAGTCAAATTCTGCCGTGAGACCTTCATTGGGTGGTGCTGGTAAACCAAACCAACCTCAGGCACGGCCTACAGGCTCATTTCAGGCAAAACCTGGTGGTGCTTCTCAGCCCAGGCCTGGTGGGAGTGGTCTGAAGGGTCACATTGGAGGTACAGGAGCCCGACCTCCAGGAATCGGACCAGGAAGACCTGGTACTGGAGGACAAGCACCTGGACGTGTGACTGGTAGTGTTGGATCAGGGCCTGGAAGACCCAAGTGCACTGTGGTATCAGAAACCATCTCATCTAAGAACGTTGGAGGATCCAGACCCGGTGTCCCTCCTCGACCTGGCATGCCACAGAGACCAGGGATGCCCCCTAGACCAGGCATGCCACAGAGACCAGGGATGCCCCCTAGACCAGGAATGCCACAGAGACCAGGGATGCCCCCTAGACCAGGAATGCCACAAAGGCCAATGAACAGGCCACCAG GCCCAATGTTGCCACCTATCACATCTGCATACAAGAGGAAAtatgaggaggaagaagagtaTGACTCAGAAATGGATGATTTTATCGACGATGGAGGTGATGACCAAGAAGAAATTTCCAGACACATTAAGGAAATCTTCGGTTATGATCGAAACAA ATACAAAGAGGAGAGTGACTATGCCCTTAAATTCATGGAAAGCAGCTGGCGAGATCTACAGAAAGAAGAGGCCAGGAG CTTGAGATTGGCTGTGCAAGAGGAtctagaagaggagagaagagaggaagaggaacTGAAACAGCAAAACgccaaaagaaaaaagaggaacTGA
- the spty2d1 gene encoding protein SPT2 homolog isoform X2, which yields MDFDYILSVASQNQDGNNVQKRYSLQAGPPKKDPRSKGVNPAAVQALLKKQQNESRQKEIKKKKEKEELLAKRVELKSDRKARAMASRTKDNFRGYNGIPVVEGPKKRKTKLEMQEERSMNQARVGFRVPDPEDDEDNYEYEQTDSETEQEPEPQRPDRNTSSSSKLLKKSTGPPKPPPTHLNFAELLKLAEKKQFEPVELKPKVVKKEERLRTAEEIRELELERKAKRLDKDRDPKVERQRDSKPQSSTSSRKGTLEKEQRNSKFQKNVSEKSSLASDMGKRPNPSFKNDKGHSSSKPSVSDRERPKMSHGDRDRPKTSMSSSSSAINNKFSSKATSSQVSGKQMGPKPSSSHKSNTSSDLTMRKESSSLHGRPASSSSTRPSGTPGQKSQQSRPIQGALQKQGTTLGPQRTGKGELQRQSNSAVRPSLGGAGKPNQPQARPTGSFQAKPGGASQPRPGGSGLKGHIGGTGARPPGIGPGRPGTGGQAPGRVTGSVGSGPGRPKCTVVSETISSKNVGGSRPGVPPRPGMPQRPGMPPRPGMPQRPGMPPRPGMPQRPMNRPPGPMLPPITSAYKRKYEEEEEYDSEMDDFIDDGGDDQEEISRHIKEIFGYDRNKYKEESDYALKFMESSWRDLQKEEARSLRLAVQEDLEEERREEEELKQQNAKRKKRN from the exons ATGGATTTCGATTATATATTGTCCGTTGCTTCTCAAAACCAGGACGGCAATAATGTCCAG AAGCGATACAGTTTACAAGCTGGACCACCAAAAAAAGACCCCAGGTCAAAGGGTGTGAATCCTGCTGCTGTTCAGGCGCTcctgaaaaagcaacaaaatgagagCAGACAGAAAG AAattaaaaagaagaaagagaaagaagaacTTCTAGCCAAGAGGGTTGAGTTAAAGTCGGATCGAAAGGCACGTGCCATGGCTTCCAGGACCAAGGACAATTTCAGAGGCTACAATGGCATCCCAGTGGTAGAGGGTCctaaaaagaggaaaacaaagcTAGAAATGCAGGAGGAAAGATCAATGAATCAAGCAAGAGTTGGCTTTCGTGTACCTGACCCAGAAGATGATGAGGACAATTATGAGTATGAACAGACAGACTCTGAGACAGAGCAGGAGCCAGAGCCACAGAGACCAGACAgaaacactagtagtagtagtaagctCTTGAAAAAGTCTACTGGACCACCCAAGCCCCCTCCAACTCACTTAAACTTTGCAGAGTTACTTAAACTGGCAGAAAAGAAGCAGTTTGAGCCAGTCGAGTTAAAGCCTAAGGTAGTAAAAAAGGAGGAAAGGCTCCGCACTGCTGAAGAGATAAGGGAATTGGAATTGGAGCGTAAGGCAAAAAGACTAGATAAGGACAGAGACCCAAAGGTAGAGAGACAAAGGGACAGCAAGCCTCAATCTAGCACTAGTTCCAGAAAAGGCACTTTAGAGAAGGAGCAGAGAAATAGCAAATTTCAGAAGAATGTGTCAGAAAAGTCCAGCTTGGCCAGTGATATGGGGAAGAGGCCAAATCCATCATTTAAAAATGATAAAGGACACTCATCTTCTAAACCCTCTGTCAGTGACAGAGAGAGACCCAAAATGTCTCATGGTGACAGGGACAGACCCAAGACAAGCATGTCTAGTTCTTCTAGTGCCATAAACAATAAATTTTCTTCAAAAGCCACATCTTCTCAAGTTTCAGGTAAACAGATGGGGCCCAAGCCTTCATCTAGCCACAAATCAAACACCTCAAGTGACCTTACCATGAGAAAAGAAAGTTCATCACTTCATGGAAGACCTGCCAGCAGTTCTAGTACCAGGCCATCTGGTACACCAGGCCAAAAATCACAACAGAGCAGGCCCATCCAGGGTGCCTTGCAGAAGCAGGGGACAACATTAGGACCTCAGAGGACTGGGAAGGGAGAACTACAGAGGCAGTCAAATTCTGCCGTGAGACCTTCATTGGGTGGTGCTGGTAAACCAAACCAACCTCAGGCACGGCCTACAGGCTCATTTCAGGCAAAACCTGGTGGTGCTTCTCAGCCCAGGCCTGGTGGGAGTGGTCTGAAGGGTCACATTGGAGGTACAGGAGCCCGACCTCCAGGAATCGGACCAGGAAGACCTGGTACTGGAGGACAAGCACCTGGACGTGTGACTGGTAGTGTTGGATCAGGGCCTGGAAGACCCAAGTGCACTGTGGTATCAGAAACCATCTCATCTAAGAACGTTGGAGGATCCAGACCCGGTGTCCCTCCTCGACCTG GCATGCCACAGAGACCAGGGATGCCCCCTAGACCAGGAATGCCACAGAGACCAGGGATGCCCCCTAGACCAGGAATGCCACAAAGGCCAATGAACAGGCCACCAG GCCCAATGTTGCCACCTATCACATCTGCATACAAGAGGAAAtatgaggaggaagaagagtaTGACTCAGAAATGGATGATTTTATCGACGATGGAGGTGATGACCAAGAAGAAATTTCCAGACACATTAAGGAAATCTTCGGTTATGATCGAAACAA ATACAAAGAGGAGAGTGACTATGCCCTTAAATTCATGGAAAGCAGCTGGCGAGATCTACAGAAAGAAGAGGCCAGGAG CTTGAGATTGGCTGTGCAAGAGGAtctagaagaggagagaagagaggaagaggaacTGAAACAGCAAAACgccaaaagaaaaaagaggaacTGA